In one window of Thalassotalea agarivorans DNA:
- a CDS encoding IclR family transcriptional regulator, with product MRELLEKPIKYAVPALDKALEIIEFLAIQTKGLTQAEIAQGLARSPNEIYRILVNLETRGYLIRDEKNSRYKLSLKLYNLSHSVSPIAQIRQVALPQMEDLAVKLGVSCYLSILYQSQTMVLISANSYSPVALSVNEGSLFSASQSSAGLVLLAHSNEQVKAMILERDKPYQLLKEKAKTELHQTLATIADNGFIMADNTLVDGIFDISCIVGEIEGKIIAALTIPCLKHVTGKTIEQTALLEELQLTASNIKQQLGN from the coding sequence ATGAGAGAGCTATTAGAAAAACCGATAAAGTATGCTGTACCAGCCCTTGATAAAGCATTGGAAATTATAGAATTTTTAGCTATTCAAACAAAAGGCTTAACGCAAGCTGAAATTGCACAAGGGTTGGCAAGGAGTCCAAATGAAATTTATAGAATCCTCGTCAATTTGGAAACGAGAGGTTATTTAATAAGAGATGAAAAAAATAGTCGCTATAAATTGTCGCTGAAGTTGTACAACCTTTCGCACAGTGTGTCACCGATAGCGCAGATAAGGCAAGTGGCATTACCACAAATGGAAGACCTTGCCGTAAAGCTTGGTGTTTCTTGCTATTTAAGCATTCTTTATCAAAGCCAAACTATGGTGCTAATAAGTGCCAATAGTTACAGTCCTGTCGCATTAAGTGTTAATGAAGGTAGTTTGTTTTCTGCGTCGCAAAGTAGCGCTGGCCTGGTGCTATTAGCACACAGTAACGAACAAGTTAAAGCCATGATACTTGAGCGCGACAAACCTTATCAGTTACTAAAAGAAAAGGCTAAGACTGAATTGCACCAAACCTTGGCAACGATCGCAGACAATGGCTTTATCATGGCAGACAACACATTAGTCGATGGTATCTTCGACATTAGTTGTATCGTTGGAGAAATTGAAGGAAAGATCATCGCAGCGCTAACAATACCTTGTTTAAAGCATGTTACCGGTAAAACTATCGAACAAACTGCGCTGCTTGAAGAACTGCAACTAACCGCTTCAAACATTAAACAGCAGCTTGGTAATTAG
- a CDS encoding phytanoyl-CoA dioxygenase family protein: MKKLLTDEQVNAFHRDGYVIARGFYSPEEIARLQDKAFNDPNLYANAWDKKDASGTVSKVSLWQDLGDDLYSMFSRGRRLADSVEKLLGEEVFHTTTKIMMKEPRVGGAWEWHQDYGYWATDNYHLYPKLVSCMIAINQATVENGCLEVLKGSHHIGRINHNATGDQKGADMQFVNEALKHHELVKVELEPGDTLFFHCNLLHKSNQNKSDAPRWAMIPAYCAHSAKPFKENSLIYRPLEKVDDDAILAWQP; encoded by the coding sequence ATGAAAAAACTACTAACAGATGAACAAGTCAATGCGTTCCACAGAGATGGCTATGTAATAGCGAGAGGTTTCTATAGCCCTGAAGAAATTGCTCGTCTTCAGGACAAAGCATTTAATGACCCTAATTTGTATGCCAATGCTTGGGACAAAAAAGATGCCAGTGGCACAGTAAGCAAAGTCAGTTTGTGGCAAGATTTAGGTGATGACCTTTACAGTATGTTCTCTAGAGGACGGCGCTTAGCCGATTCTGTTGAAAAGCTGCTTGGTGAAGAGGTCTTTCATACAACCACTAAGATCATGATGAAAGAGCCACGTGTTGGCGGCGCATGGGAATGGCATCAAGATTACGGCTATTGGGCTACGGACAATTATCATTTATATCCTAAATTGGTTAGTTGTATGATCGCAATAAATCAAGCGACGGTAGAAAATGGCTGCTTGGAAGTACTCAAAGGGTCACATCATATTGGTCGTATTAATCACAATGCAACGGGTGATCAAAAAGGCGCAGATATGCAATTTGTTAATGAAGCGCTTAAGCATCATGAATTGGTTAAAGTAGAACTTGAGCCCGGTGACACTTTGTTTTTTCATTGTAATTTATTGCACAAATCTAATCAGAATAAATCAGACGCTCCTAGGTGGGCCATGATTCCCGCTTATTGCGCCCATAGCGCCAAGCCTTTTAAGGAAAACTCGCTAATCTACCGACCGTTGGAGAAAGTAGACGACGACGCCATATTAGCTTGGCAACCCTAA
- a CDS encoding cytochrome P450 translates to MSKSALPDPFQDARNTKGFGTVNDQDDPVTMVLGLKDVRKCAHNWKTFQSGGEEVGRIVVPSEQAIRDTRQIPFEVDPPQHGDYRALVEPWFKRPLEDEYKARLATIIDELLDEVLAMDSVEVVEEFSLKLQSRALTLLLNIPYQEAEVWIGWGTHVFRSDDTALDAGKANILYDYIDQQIEKASNQPGDDLYSVLLASEINGKKLTKEEVKGVMILTFAGGRDTVINAVTNTIAYFAEHPQSLARIKAEPEITGKAVEELVRYFSPLTHMGRVVTEDTQVCEHAQKAQSRISLCWASANRDERVFENANEVVIDRKINPHVAFGFATHNCLGATHARQILHILLTALADKVTAIEILDHTDNIEDWDEFKRKVGFDALTVKFN, encoded by the coding sequence ATGAGCAAAAGCGCGCTACCCGACCCATTTCAGGACGCTCGAAATACTAAAGGTTTTGGCACGGTAAATGATCAAGATGACCCAGTAACTATGGTGCTGGGTTTAAAAGATGTACGTAAGTGCGCCCATAACTGGAAAACGTTTCAAAGTGGCGGAGAAGAAGTCGGTCGAATTGTTGTGCCTTCAGAACAAGCTATTCGTGATACTCGCCAAATACCCTTTGAAGTAGATCCTCCTCAGCACGGAGACTACAGAGCGCTCGTTGAACCTTGGTTTAAACGACCGTTAGAAGACGAATATAAAGCGCGCCTTGCCACGATTATCGATGAATTGTTAGATGAAGTACTTGCTATGGATAGCGTTGAAGTCGTCGAAGAGTTCTCATTAAAATTACAGTCTCGTGCGCTAACCTTGCTGTTGAACATTCCTTATCAAGAAGCTGAAGTTTGGATTGGTTGGGGCACTCATGTGTTTAGAAGTGACGATACTGCGCTTGATGCAGGAAAAGCGAACATCTTATACGACTATATCGATCAGCAGATTGAAAAGGCGTCCAATCAGCCGGGTGATGATCTATATTCAGTACTATTGGCGAGTGAAATCAACGGTAAAAAATTAACCAAGGAAGAGGTTAAAGGCGTGATGATTTTAACGTTTGCTGGTGGTCGCGATACGGTAATAAATGCGGTAACCAATACTATCGCTTATTTTGCCGAGCACCCTCAGTCACTGGCAAGAATAAAAGCAGAACCAGAAATTACAGGCAAGGCGGTTGAAGAGCTTGTCAGGTATTTTTCTCCACTAACACATATGGGCAGAGTAGTTACTGAGGATACGCAGGTTTGCGAACATGCTCAAAAAGCCCAATCTCGTATCTCATTATGCTGGGCCTCAGCAAACCGAGATGAACGTGTTTTTGAGAATGCTAATGAAGTAGTTATTGATAGAAAGATCAATCCACATGTAGCGTTTGGCTTTGCTACCCACAATTGTTTGGGCGCGACGCATGCTAGGCAAATCCTTCATATTTTGCTTACTGCGTTAGCGGACAAAGTGACTGCAATTGAAATACTCGACCATACCGACAATATTGAAGACTGGGATGAGTTCAAGCGCAAAGTTGGCTTTGACGCGTTAACAGTAAAATTTAACTAA
- a CDS encoding 2Fe-2S iron-sulfur cluster-binding protein — MAKITFITTDNEHIVVEGESGSAMELAVQNGVQGIDGDCGGVCSCATCHVHVAEGDVAKVGPASEIEQDMLELDDNVTERSRLCCQIDVSDELDGIVLHVAG; from the coding sequence ATGGCGAAAATTACATTTATTACCACTGACAATGAACACATTGTCGTTGAAGGCGAGTCTGGTTCAGCAATGGAGCTGGCCGTACAAAACGGTGTGCAAGGGATTGACGGCGATTGTGGTGGCGTTTGTTCATGTGCTACCTGCCATGTTCATGTTGCAGAAGGGGATGTTGCGAAAGTTGGCCCTGCAAGTGAAATCGAGCAAGATATGCTAGAACTTGATGACAACGTAACTGAGCGCAGTCGACTGTGTTGTCAAATCGATGTATCTGACGAGCTTGATGGCATCGTTTTACACGTAGCAGGTTAA
- a CDS encoding NAD(P)/FAD-dependent oxidoreductase, translating into MAAVEQVCVIIGASHAGVNLAFSLRREGWQGSIVLIDSDPYLPYHRPPLSKAFLTKDDGIEKNMLKPSSSYEKENITLTLGVTVVAVDGEQQQLTLSDGSKLHFDKLVLATGARAFIPPIEGLHDANNMFALRSASDVMGIKSSFKAGAKRVVVIGGGYIGLETAASLKKMGAQVTVLEREERALARVTSSQMSAFFTQLHQKHDVDVLTEKDVIKVATSGGVNTIVCADGSEYIADMIIVGVGIRVNTELAEQLNLTIENGIKVNSRCQTSNPDVYAIGDNSFHFNPIYQRYIRLESVQNAVDQAKVAAAAIAGKDVEYDALPWFWSDQYDVKLQMVGLSQGYNNIVLREESEETAKFSTWYFKDDTLLAVDAVNNGKAYVFATKLMKQKLPVDKVKLADSTVDWKALL; encoded by the coding sequence ATGGCAGCTGTTGAGCAAGTGTGCGTTATCATTGGTGCCAGCCATGCCGGCGTAAATCTAGCGTTTTCCCTCAGAAGAGAGGGGTGGCAGGGTAGCATAGTACTGATAGACTCTGACCCTTATCTGCCGTATCACCGACCACCGTTATCAAAAGCGTTCTTAACTAAAGATGATGGCATTGAAAAGAATATGCTCAAACCATCAAGCAGTTATGAAAAAGAAAATATTACCTTAACATTGGGTGTGACAGTTGTTGCTGTCGATGGCGAGCAGCAACAGTTAACTTTGTCTGATGGTAGCAAGTTGCACTTCGACAAACTCGTTTTAGCGACTGGGGCTCGCGCCTTCATTCCTCCCATTGAAGGATTACATGACGCAAACAACATGTTTGCTTTGCGCAGTGCTTCTGATGTTATGGGCATTAAATCAAGCTTCAAAGCAGGTGCTAAACGTGTGGTGGTTATCGGCGGCGGATACATTGGTTTAGAAACGGCTGCATCACTTAAAAAGATGGGCGCACAGGTAACTGTGTTAGAACGTGAGGAGCGTGCTTTAGCGCGAGTGACTTCTTCGCAAATGTCAGCGTTTTTCACCCAATTACATCAAAAACATGATGTTGATGTCTTGACAGAAAAAGACGTGATTAAGGTTGCCACTTCAGGTGGCGTCAATACCATTGTGTGCGCTGATGGCAGTGAATACATTGCAGATATGATTATTGTGGGTGTTGGCATTCGAGTTAACACTGAACTTGCTGAGCAGCTAAACCTAACTATTGAAAACGGCATTAAAGTGAATAGTCGCTGCCAAACATCAAATCCAGATGTTTATGCAATTGGCGATAATAGTTTTCATTTTAATCCCATTTACCAGCGATATATTCGCTTAGAGTCTGTGCAAAATGCAGTGGACCAAGCAAAAGTAGCAGCTGCGGCCATTGCTGGAAAAGACGTTGAATATGATGCTTTGCCATGGTTTTGGTCAGATCAGTATGATGTGAAATTACAAATGGTTGGGCTCTCTCAAGGTTACAATAACATTGTGCTAAGAGAAGAAAGTGAGGAAACTGCCAAGTTTTCAACATGGTATTTTAAAGACGACACCTTATTAGCGGTCGACGCTGTTAATAACGGTAAGGCTTATGTTTTCGCAACCAAACTAATGAAGCAGAAATTACCTGTTGATAAAGTTAAATTGGCGGATAGCACCGTCGATTGGAAAGCGTTGCTTTAA
- the gnd gene encoding decarboxylating NADP(+)-dependent phosphogluconate dehydrogenase — protein sequence MKDKSDIGVIGLAVMGENLILNMASKGFTVSAFNRSTEKVERFVSSRAKDKTIKGCFSLEEFVNSLASPRKVMLMVKAGQAVDATIEQLIPLLDKGDIIIDGGNSQFEDSDRRTQYLSEKGLLYVGSGVSGGEEGALLGPSIMPGGSPDAWPAIKPIFQGISAKVNGDVPCCDWVGKGGAGHFVKMVHNGIEYGDMQLICEAYLLMRDMLGMSTDEMQQVFADWNQTELGSYLIEITADILAYKEDGQPLVEKILDTAGQKGTGKWTGVTALHLGTPLTLIGEAVFARCLSAIKEERVEASSKINGVTTVFNGDKAEFIAALKDALLASKMVSYAQGFALMKQASEDYDWDLNYGAIALMWRGGCIIRSVFLDDIKSAYDNNPEIKNLLMDDYFNKTVEAAQAGWRKVVAAAALSGISAPCLSSALSYFDGYRTENLPANLLQAQRDYFGAHTYERKDKARGEFFHTNWTGRGGDTASTTYDV from the coding sequence ATGAAAGATAAATCAGATATTGGTGTAATTGGTTTAGCCGTGATGGGAGAAAACCTCATCTTAAATATGGCTAGCAAAGGATTTACGGTTAGCGCATTTAACCGTTCGACAGAAAAAGTAGAGCGATTTGTTAGCTCTCGAGCCAAGGACAAAACCATCAAGGGCTGCTTTTCATTAGAAGAGTTTGTCAATTCACTCGCTTCTCCTCGCAAAGTTATGTTGATGGTAAAAGCGGGTCAAGCGGTTGATGCAACAATAGAGCAACTTATTCCTTTGCTAGACAAAGGTGACATCATAATTGATGGTGGCAATTCGCAGTTTGAAGATTCAGATAGACGTACGCAGTATTTATCTGAAAAAGGATTGTTGTATGTAGGGAGCGGTGTATCGGGTGGTGAAGAAGGTGCCTTACTTGGCCCATCTATCATGCCAGGTGGTAGCCCAGACGCATGGCCTGCAATTAAACCAATTTTTCAAGGCATTTCAGCCAAAGTAAATGGTGATGTACCTTGCTGTGACTGGGTAGGTAAAGGCGGTGCTGGTCATTTCGTAAAAATGGTACACAACGGTATTGAATACGGCGATATGCAGCTGATTTGCGAAGCATATTTATTGATGCGCGATATGCTAGGCATGTCGACCGATGAAATGCAGCAAGTCTTTGCCGATTGGAATCAAACTGAACTAGGTAGTTACTTAATCGAGATTACCGCTGATATTTTGGCCTATAAAGAAGACGGCCAACCACTGGTTGAAAAGATTTTAGATACGGCTGGTCAAAAAGGTACAGGTAAGTGGACAGGTGTTACAGCGTTACATTTAGGTACCCCGCTAACACTTATTGGCGAAGCGGTATTTGCTCGCTGTTTATCAGCAATTAAAGAAGAGCGTGTTGAAGCTTCAAGCAAAATTAATGGCGTTACAACCGTGTTCAACGGCGACAAAGCTGAGTTTATCGCAGCACTTAAAGATGCGTTGCTAGCATCAAAAATGGTGTCTTATGCACAAGGCTTTGCGTTGATGAAACAAGCTTCCGAAGATTATGATTGGGACTTAAATTATGGCGCAATTGCGCTTATGTGGCGTGGTGGCTGCATTATTCGCAGCGTATTTTTAGATGACATAAAATCTGCCTATGACAACAATCCTGAAATCAAGAACTTGCTGATGGATGACTACTTCAACAAAACGGTTGAAGCTGCGCAAGCAGGCTGGCGTAAAGTTGTGGCGGCAGCAGCGCTAAGTGGTATCTCGGCGCCATGTCTATCTTCGGCATTAAGTTATTTTGATGGTTATCGCACAGAAAACCTACCGGCTAACTTACTGCAAGCTCAACGCGACTACTTTGGCGCTCATACCTATGAGCGAAAAGACAAAGCACGGGGTGAGTTTTTCCATACCAATTGGACAGGTCGAGGCGGAGATACCGCGTCAACCACGTACGACGTATAA
- a CDS encoding calcium/sodium antiporter yields MYEMLLAFSILLAVFSSDYLIKGSIALGQRFNIPAYIIGAVVIGFGSSLPEFSVNISAALKQETGLAIGNILGSNLFNLCISLGLISLISPIAIAKDSKVKDVPMHLIAVIAIAVCGNQLYLDGIQFHQLMPSHGIILLCFFAIYMYYTLFEVFNKSPHKQQLHHKHHKAIETPESLSLFKIIIFIVLGLIGLVVGGELIVESAKNIALDMGLSDKTVGLLIIGPGTSLPELIACISALRKKNTDMIIGNIIGSNMFNVFLTLGLTAIISPIPFDLALNKVVLFYLILSLVLCCVFWFNKRNKLNRYWSALLFLSYGYYLYLCL; encoded by the coding sequence ATGTACGAGATGTTGCTGGCATTTTCAATCTTACTTGCTGTGTTCTCCTCTGACTATTTGATCAAGGGCAGTATCGCGCTTGGGCAACGCTTTAACATTCCCGCCTATATCATAGGCGCCGTTGTAATCGGCTTTGGTAGCTCGCTGCCTGAATTTTCGGTCAATATTAGTGCAGCGCTCAAACAAGAGACAGGTTTAGCCATTGGTAATATTTTAGGTAGTAACTTATTTAACCTATGTATTAGTTTGGGTCTTATAAGTTTGATCAGCCCTATTGCTATCGCGAAAGATTCAAAAGTAAAAGATGTACCTATGCACCTAATCGCTGTAATCGCGATAGCAGTTTGCGGTAACCAGCTTTATTTGGATGGCATACAATTTCATCAGTTGATGCCAAGTCACGGTATTATTTTGCTTTGTTTTTTCGCTATTTATATGTATTACACCTTGTTTGAGGTATTTAACAAATCGCCTCATAAGCAGCAATTGCATCACAAACACCACAAAGCGATTGAAACACCTGAATCGTTGAGTCTATTTAAAATCATAATTTTTATCGTATTAGGTTTAATTGGCTTGGTTGTTGGCGGTGAACTTATTGTTGAAAGCGCAAAAAACATTGCCTTAGATATGGGGCTATCCGACAAAACGGTAGGTTTATTGATTATTGGTCCAGGTACTTCATTGCCTGAGCTGATTGCATGTATATCTGCCCTACGAAAGAAAAACACCGACATGATTATTGGCAACATTATCGGGTCAAACATGTTCAATGTGTTTTTAACATTGGGTTTAACCGCCATTATTTCGCCAATACCGTTTGATCTAGCGCTTAATAAGGTCGTACTTTTCTACTTGATTTTGTCGCTGGTGCTTTGCTGTGTATTTTGGTTCAACAAACGCAATAAACTGAATCGTTATTGGTCTGCGCTGTTGTTTCTAAGTTATGGTTATTATTTATATCTGTGCTTGTAA
- the prsK gene encoding XrtA/PEP-CTERM system histidine kinase PrsK — translation MEVIGLFGYGVAAFGFFILSILILSARSQVLQVRLMLYAALCATLGFASAAFQSNQLLPLPVAIMVDTLRIISWSLLLYAFSMECHSLRQLLRAKRTITYLALSFGGFFFIVAGVAFDQLHNTYFYLLYVGLNLWLLVLLEQLFRNSDGASRWSLWPLIIGLGALTVFDFVMYAQASMVSSVDFAFWYARGLIAIASLPLLLISLRRVKRGEIRIFVSRQVVFYSSMLLIAGLYLLLMAFSGYLINYFGGEWGDLISISFLALGAMVLAVLLVTESFRRRIKVLIAKHFFANKYEYREEWLALIAELEKATGQSYYQVATDFIKQKLNLSGGCLLLVSGNEYKVVYSSNLNCEATLVDNFEAIGRFCQQTHWLVDIDEYEINPSHYQQLSIDVDLMKLHSVKAVLPIFSESTMIGLFVASGKESREVLNWEDRDFLNAVTKQLGQFISLNLANEQLAQGKQFEAFNQMSAFLVHDLKNIQAQLSLISANKEKHGTNPEFIEDVFDTIDAASLRLGKVLGQLRNRRQHNAGAKWVDVSAILSKVAARRSVNKPEIIYSATASIGMELDEEQFDAVINHLVQNAQEASSENDKVYLELKVDNKKVQIQIKDSGTGMSQQFIDTRLFKPFDTTKGNAGMGIGVFEAKQFVESLNGKIHVDSQEGVGTTFTVIFEQLEVKEA, via the coding sequence ATGGAAGTTATTGGCCTTTTTGGTTATGGCGTTGCGGCGTTTGGTTTTTTTATTTTAAGTATTTTAATTTTATCGGCAAGAAGTCAGGTATTGCAGGTAAGGTTAATGCTTTATGCCGCGCTGTGCGCAACACTTGGCTTTGCGTCTGCCGCTTTTCAATCTAATCAATTACTCCCCTTGCCCGTTGCCATCATGGTAGATACGCTCCGTATTATTAGTTGGAGTCTACTGCTATACGCGTTTAGCATGGAATGCCATTCACTTCGTCAGTTATTGCGCGCTAAACGCACGATTACTTACTTAGCCTTATCCTTTGGCGGCTTCTTCTTCATAGTGGCCGGCGTTGCTTTCGATCAACTGCACAATACTTATTTTTATCTACTCTACGTTGGTTTAAATCTTTGGTTGTTGGTACTTCTAGAGCAACTCTTTAGAAACTCGGATGGCGCTAGTCGCTGGTCACTCTGGCCGTTAATTATTGGCCTTGGTGCCTTGACTGTTTTTGATTTTGTTATGTATGCACAGGCGTCGATGGTGAGTAGTGTCGATTTTGCGTTTTGGTATGCACGCGGATTAATCGCGATAGCGTCATTGCCACTTTTACTGATTAGCTTGCGTCGTGTTAAGCGCGGTGAAATCAGAATCTTTGTGTCCCGTCAGGTTGTCTTTTACAGTTCAATGCTGCTGATCGCTGGGCTTTACCTGTTGCTCATGGCTTTTTCGGGTTACCTGATCAATTACTTTGGTGGAGAATGGGGCGATTTAATTAGCATCTCATTCTTGGCATTGGGCGCCATGGTATTGGCTGTTTTACTTGTCACAGAGTCGTTTCGAAGACGTATAAAGGTGCTTATCGCTAAGCACTTTTTTGCGAACAAATACGAGTATCGAGAAGAGTGGTTAGCACTTATTGCCGAACTCGAAAAGGCGACGGGACAATCTTACTACCAAGTTGCCACTGATTTTATTAAGCAAAAACTAAACCTAAGTGGTGGCTGCTTGCTACTGGTAAGTGGCAACGAGTACAAAGTGGTTTATAGCAGTAATTTAAACTGTGAAGCGACTCTCGTTGATAATTTTGAGGCAATAGGGCGCTTTTGTCAGCAAACACATTGGCTAGTAGATATTGACGAATATGAAATCAATCCCAGCCATTACCAACAACTGAGCATAGATGTAGACCTAATGAAGCTTCATAGCGTAAAGGCTGTGTTACCGATTTTTTCAGAGTCTACCATGATAGGTTTATTTGTTGCTTCAGGAAAAGAAAGCAGAGAAGTATTAAATTGGGAAGATAGAGACTTTCTTAATGCAGTGACAAAACAACTAGGGCAGTTTATTTCGCTTAACCTGGCCAACGAGCAATTAGCTCAGGGCAAGCAGTTTGAAGCCTTTAACCAAATGTCTGCGTTTTTAGTGCATGATTTGAAAAACATCCAAGCGCAATTGTCGTTGATTTCGGCCAACAAAGAGAAACATGGCACCAACCCTGAGTTTATTGAAGATGTATTCGACACAATAGACGCTGCATCGCTTAGGTTAGGTAAGGTGCTAGGGCAGCTTCGTAATCGCCGCCAACACAATGCGGGCGCTAAGTGGGTAGACGTGTCGGCGATACTTAGCAAGGTTGCCGCTCGGCGCAGCGTTAATAAGCCAGAAATCATATACAGCGCAACTGCTTCAATAGGTATGGAGCTTGATGAAGAGCAATTTGATGCCGTGATTAATCACTTGGTACAAAATGCGCAGGAAGCAAGTAGCGAAAACGATAAAGTCTATCTAGAGTTAAAAGTAGATAATAAAAAAGTACAGATTCAAATTAAAGACTCAGGCACTGGAATGTCCCAGCAATTTATAGATACGCGGCTATTTAAACCCTTCGACACGACTAAGGGGAATGCAGGCATGGGCATTGGTGTTTTTGAGGCGAAACAATTTGTTGAAAGTCTAAATGGGAAGATTCACGTAGATAGCCAAGAAGGTGTAGGTACAACATTTACTGTGATCTTTGAACAACTTGAGGTGAAGGAAGCCTAA
- the prsR gene encoding PEP-CTERM-box response regulator transcription factor produces METLLIVDDDKGIQKQLKWSFADYKVVLADDRNSAIAAVRRHEPAVVTLDLGLPPDEANASEGLLALEEILRISPSTKVIVVTGSDDKTHALQAIAKGAYDFYQKPIDSDVINVIVSRAFTLAQLERENQRLVDIAGLDSGIIGSSETIDNLRSMIERIAPTEITALLLGESGTGKEVAANAIHKLSDRKNKPFIAINCASIPDTLLESELFGFEKGAFTGAHKTTKGKIECAEGGTLFLDEIGDMPFNLQAKLLRFLQEKKIERLGGRQEIQVDVRVVCATNQDLSSMVAEKTFREDLYYRVSEIPIMIPPLRDRGEDVVILAQYFLTRYSQQYKSQAKSFSQEAKSALKQYKWPGNIRELQNKVKSSVVLATTSQVSPIDLGLLYRVDDSIEEMPLNLREVREKAESSAIYRAYALAQGNMSKTAELLGITRPTLYSLIEKYELVINEESVN; encoded by the coding sequence ATGGAAACGTTATTAATCGTGGACGATGACAAGGGTATTCAGAAGCAACTTAAATGGAGTTTTGCTGACTACAAAGTGGTTCTTGCAGATGATCGCAATAGCGCTATTGCGGCGGTGCGGCGTCATGAGCCTGCTGTCGTTACTTTAGATTTGGGATTACCACCTGATGAGGCAAACGCCTCAGAAGGACTGCTGGCGCTCGAAGAAATTTTGAGAATATCGCCAAGCACAAAGGTGATTGTGGTAACCGGTTCAGACGACAAAACCCATGCCCTGCAAGCCATTGCAAAAGGGGCCTATGATTTTTATCAAAAACCGATTGATTCTGACGTTATCAATGTCATTGTCTCACGCGCATTTACATTGGCGCAACTAGAGCGAGAGAATCAGCGATTGGTCGATATTGCCGGTTTAGATAGCGGAATTATTGGCTCGAGTGAAACAATTGATAACTTGCGAAGCATGATTGAACGCATCGCTCCAACTGAGATTACGGCGTTGTTGTTGGGAGAAAGCGGTACAGGGAAAGAAGTAGCTGCTAACGCGATTCACAAGTTGAGTGACCGCAAGAACAAACCATTTATCGCGATAAACTGTGCATCGATTCCCGATACTTTGCTAGAGAGTGAGTTGTTTGGCTTTGAAAAAGGCGCGTTTACCGGCGCACATAAAACCACAAAGGGAAAAATTGAGTGCGCTGAGGGTGGCACCTTATTTCTCGATGAAATTGGCGATATGCCGTTTAATTTGCAAGCTAAATTGTTACGCTTTTTGCAGGAAAAGAAAATAGAACGTCTCGGTGGTAGGCAAGAAATTCAAGTTGATGTTCGTGTTGTTTGTGCAACCAATCAAGACTTATCAAGCATGGTTGCTGAAAAAACCTTTAGGGAGGACTTGTATTATCGTGTCAGCGAAATTCCGATCATGATACCGCCATTAAGAGATCGCGGTGAGGATGTTGTAATTCTCGCTCAATATTTTTTAACGCGTTACTCTCAACAGTACAAGAGTCAAGCGAAGTCGTTTTCACAGGAAGCAAAGTCGGCGTTAAAACAATATAAATGGCCAGGTAACATCAGGGAACTGCAGAATAAAGTTAAAAGTAGCGTTGTGCTTGCTACCACAAGCCAAGTTTCTCCGATTGATCTCGGGCTATTGTATCGTGTAGATGACAGCATAGAAGAAATGCCATTGAACTTACGTGAAGTGCGTGAAAAAGCTGAAAGCAGTGCAATATACAGAGCCTATGCATTGGCACAAGGTAATATGTCGAAAACCGCGGAGCTACTGGGTATTACTCGACCAACCTTATATTCGTTGATTGAAAAATACGAGTTAGTGATTAATGAAGAGTCGGTGAATTAA